In Deltaproteobacteria bacterium, the genomic window AGAGACGTTGTTGAAAATCCAGCCAAGTTCCTCGGGATGTTTACAACAGACTTGACCGACAAGGCTCTTAAGGGGGAACTCGACCCGGTCATTGGTCGAGAAGAGATCCTCGAAAGGACCCTGCAGGTTCTTTGCCGGAGGTTGAAGAACAATCCCATCCATGTGGGTGATCCGGGTGTCGGGAAAACGGCGATTACGGAAGGCCTGGCCCAACTGGTGGCTGCCGGCAAGGTTCCCAGGAAGCTCTCGGGATCGAAAATCTACGCCCTCGATATGGGCGCCATGCTGGCCGGGACACGTTATCGGGGTGATTTTGAAGAGCGGATGAAACGGGTCATCGCGGAATTACAGAAGCAGAAAAAGGTTATTCTTTTCATCGATGAGATACACAACATAGTCGGCGCCGGCGCCGTTTCTGGTGGGGCCATGGATGCATCCAACATTCTGAAGCCCGCCCTGTCAGCGGGTAAACTACGCTGCATCGGTTCGACGACTTATGATGAATACCGAAAATATTTTGAAAAGGATGGCGCCCTGTCACGGCGATTTCAGAAAATCGAAATCTCCGAACCAACGGTCGGTCAGACCGTCGATATTCTCCATGGACTACGCGATAAATACGAAATGTACCATCATGTCGTCTACACAGAGGACGCCTTCCAGGCGGCGGCGGAATTATCAGATCGCTATATCAACGATCGTCGCTTGCCCGACAAAGCCATCGACGTGATTGATGAGGCGGGAGCTCTGATTTCGATGCGATGTGTCGGTGACAGTGATTTTTCTCTCATCGGCCGCGAGGAAATCGAGGCCGTGGTGGCGAAAATAGCGCGTATTCCGGAAAAAAATGTTTCGTCTTCCGATGTCGAAAAGTTGCTGAATTTGGAAAGCGATTTAAAAGCGCAAATTTTTGGGCAGGACGAAGCTGTCGAGAAGGTTGTGGATGCGATTAAACGGGCTCGGGCAGGATTTCGCGAACTTGGGAAACCTATTGCATCGCTCCTGTTTGTCGGACCCACCGGCGTTGGAAAGACTGAATTAGCAAGACAGTTGGCGTACTCGATGGGAATCCCCCTGCACCGCTACGATATGGGCGAATATCAGGAGAAACATTCTGTCGCCAAACTGGTGGGCGCTCCTCCTGGCTATGTCGGTTATGAAGAGGGCGGCCTTTTGACGGAGGCTATCCGGAAAACACCGTATGCGGTCCTGTTGCTTGACGAGATCGAAAAAGCGCACGGGGATGTTTTCAACGCCCTGTTGCAGGTTATGGACTACGCGACTTTGACAGATAACACGGGCAAAAAAGCAGATTTCAGAAACGTCATCATTTTGATGACTTCAAATGCGGGTGCCCGGGAGATCGGCCGCCCGACGATCGGTTTTGAGGGGAAAGTCGTTGATCGTATGGCCGTCTTTGATGCGGTGGAGCGAATTTTTTCACCCGAATTCAGAAACCGCCTGGATGGTGTCGTCAATTTCAACAGCCTGGGCGATAAAGAGATTCTCCGCATCGTCAACAAGGCGATCGGCGTGTTCCGCCTTCAGCTTGAGGAAAAAGGGGTGCAATTTGATGTGACGGAGGCCTGTTCAGCATGGTTGGCAAAGAAAGGTTATTCCTATGAATTCGGCGCTCGGGAAATCGGACGGTTGATTCAGGATAAGATCAAAAAATTCTTTGTGGACGAAGTGCTCTTTGGAAGATTGAAATCCGGTGGTTTGGCTGTCGCGGATGTTGAAAACGACGATGTGGTGATTCGCATCGCTGAAGCCAAGCAAACGGCGCTCCTGGTCCCAGGAATTGCGGGAAGCTTGGTGTCCCCCGCCGAAGGGCATTGAAACCCGATTTGATTTGATCTGCCTTCTGGACCGGCATCTTTCCCAATATGGCCATGAGGCTGTGCAAGCTGTGCACAATGTCTAATGTTTTCTCTGTCCTTTCGGTGCGGGAAGCGGATCCTTCCGTTATATGCGCTGTCCGGATTTTGTCCCCGTAAGCTTCCCGAAGGTCGTCTGGGAATGCGCTTCGGTCGAATTGCTGTCGCAAGATTAAACCTATTCAAAAATATATTGACAATCCTCTTTTCCTGTCGTATGGCAGCAGGCAAAATTAAATGTTTTTGGAAAAATGTATGAAGAATCAAGAGAGTAGGGCCGGAAACGGTGTCATTCAGGGCTTGGTCGCCGTAGTTATCGTACTCAAGGGGACTGTAGCTCGGAAATAAAGAAAAAATTTAAAATAACCAAGCCGCGGTCCCCCAGAAGCACCGCGGTTTTTTGTCCAGAAAGGCCGCTGAGGATTATTCGCGGCTTTTTTGTTTGTACAACAGGCAAACGGAGGGAACCCCGGTAAAACATTGGGATTCCGGGAGAGAATAGAGCCGGTATGTTCGGGTGAACGGGGCGCCATTACACAGCACAGGAGGTACGACAGTGAAAATGAAGGGAACGGAGATCCTTTTCCGAATTCTCGAGCAAGAAAAAGTGGATGTCATCTTCGGTTATCCGGGCGGTGCGGTGCTGGATATTTACGATGAGTTGTTCAAGACGAAAATGAAACACATTTTGGTCCGCCACGAACAGGGGGCTGTGCATGCGGCAGACGGATATGCCCGGGCGTCCGGGCGGACGGGGGTATGCCTGGTCACATCGGGTCCGGGGGCGACCAACACGGTTACGGGATTGGCCACAGCCAACATGGATTCCATTCCGTTGGTTGTATTTACCGGCCAGGTTGCCACGCATCTGATTGGAAACGACGCGTTCCAGGAATGCGATATTACGGGTATCACCCGTCCCTGCACGAAGCACAATTTCTTGGTTCGTAACATTGAGGATTTGGCTGAAACGGTGCGCAAGGCCTTCTGGATCGCCCATTCCGGGCGGCCCGGTCCTGTGCTCGTCGATTTACCGAAAAATGTCATGGCTTCGGAAACGGAGTTTATCGCCGAACCGCCTAAACGCCGAAAAATCGACGTGGCCTATGAACCCACAATGGAAACCTACGAGAAAATCCTGGATTTGATCAGAGAGGCAAAAAGACCCGTTCTCATGATCGGTGGCGGCATTATTCTTGGCGGCGCGTCATCGGAGCTGACGGACTTTGCCCGAAAATTGCAAATTCCGGTCACGGGGACCCTCATGGGGCTGGGCGCTTTCCCCGGAACAGACCCTTTGTGGCTGGGAATGGTGGGCATGCACGGCACCTACTATGCGAACATGTCCGTCTGTGGGACCGATCTTCTGATTATCATCGGTGCCCGTTGCGATGACCGCGTCACCAGCAAGATTGATTGTTTCGCTACGGGCGCGAAGATTATTCATGTCGACGTGGATGAATCATCCATTGAGAAAAATGTGACGGTGGATCTGGCCTTGGTCAGTGATGCAAAGCGGGCTCTTGGACATTTGAATCAGTTGATTGATGAAAGGCATTTCCATATCGATATTGGCGAAAGGAAAGACTGGTTGAATCAGATCGAAGACTGGAAACACCAGGAGCCGTTGCGCTATGAACCCAGTGACACGATCATCAAGCCCCAGTATGTGATCGAAAAGCTCTACGAAATCACCAAGGGAGAGGCCATCATTACGACGGAGGTGGGGCAAAACCAAATGTGGGCGGCACAGTTCTATCATTTTGACCGACCCCATACCTTCATATCGTCCGGCGGGCTGGGAACCATGGGCTACGGTTTGCCCGCCGCCCTCGGCGCCCAGTGTGCCCTGCCGGATAAATTGGTTGTTGACATCGCCGGTGACGGAAGTATCCAAATGAACA contains:
- the clpA gene encoding ATP-dependent Clp protease ATP-binding subunit ClpA: MKISETLNQIIMAAYAEANIRRHEYITPEHLLYAALFFEEGVDIIENCGGDPQHLKELLDQHLQETQVAVGVRKVTQSSGFQNILERAVWHSTSSQKEILELGDVMVSLFDEKESYAAFYLRKEGMTKLILLSYISHGLSVFPASAMDGEGRDEAGKESGHAERDVVENPAKFLGMFTTDLTDKALKGELDPVIGREEILERTLQVLCRRLKNNPIHVGDPGVGKTAITEGLAQLVAAGKVPRKLSGSKIYALDMGAMLAGTRYRGDFEERMKRVIAELQKQKKVILFIDEIHNIVGAGAVSGGAMDASNILKPALSAGKLRCIGSTTYDEYRKYFEKDGALSRRFQKIEISEPTVGQTVDILHGLRDKYEMYHHVVYTEDAFQAAAELSDRYINDRRLPDKAIDVIDEAGALISMRCVGDSDFSLIGREEIEAVVAKIARIPEKNVSSSDVEKLLNLESDLKAQIFGQDEAVEKVVDAIKRARAGFRELGKPIASLLFVGPTGVGKTELARQLAYSMGIPLHRYDMGEYQEKHSVAKLVGAPPGYVGYEEGGLLTEAIRKTPYAVLLLDEIEKAHGDVFNALLQVMDYATLTDNTGKKADFRNVIILMTSNAGAREIGRPTIGFEGKVVDRMAVFDAVERIFSPEFRNRLDGVVNFNSLGDKEILRIVNKAIGVFRLQLEEKGVQFDVTEACSAWLAKKGYSYEFGAREIGRLIQDKIKKFFVDEVLFGRLKSGGLAVADVENDDVVIRIAEAKQTALLVPGIAGSLVSPAEGH
- the ilvB gene encoding biosynthetic-type acetolactate synthase large subunit, coding for MKMKGTEILFRILEQEKVDVIFGYPGGAVLDIYDELFKTKMKHILVRHEQGAVHAADGYARASGRTGVCLVTSGPGATNTVTGLATANMDSIPLVVFTGQVATHLIGNDAFQECDITGITRPCTKHNFLVRNIEDLAETVRKAFWIAHSGRPGPVLVDLPKNVMASETEFIAEPPKRRKIDVAYEPTMETYEKILDLIREAKRPVLMIGGGIILGGASSELTDFARKLQIPVTGTLMGLGAFPGTDPLWLGMVGMHGTYYANMSVCGTDLLIIIGARCDDRVTSKIDCFATGAKIIHVDVDESSIEKNVTVDLALVSDAKRALGHLNQLIDERHFHIDIGERKDWLNQIEDWKHQEPLRYEPSDTIIKPQYVIEKLYEITKGEAIITTEVGQNQMWAAQFYHFDRPHTFISSGGLGTMGYGLPAALGAQCALPDKLVVDIAGDGSIQMNIQEMATAIQSNLPVKIVLLNNGFLGMVRQWQELFYDRRYSQTDMTYQPDFVKLAEAYGWVGLRTDSPAEVESILKEAIATPGPVLIDFHVDREEGVYPMVRPGAGIDEMTLCPWRKSDT